The proteins below are encoded in one region of Desulfobacterales bacterium:
- a CDS encoding IS110 family transposase, which translates to MATELYFGVDVSKDSLDVAIGAARDIVTFTNDQKGVDALVKKLSQINPALTVFESTGGYELLATSCLAEAGLAVVIVNPRQVCDFAKSAGILAKTDAIDARVIARFAEAVKPDVRQLKDRQTSELTALVTRRRQIIEMIVAETNRLRLANKRNKKDIEDHIRWLKKRLDKIETDIGKMIQSSPIWRCKDDILQSVPGIGPITSASLICDLPELGVLSPKMIAMLAGLAPLNCDSGKYKGRRRIWGGRAAVCSGLYMATDVICNQTPLRSTVHR; encoded by the coding sequence ATGGCAACAGAGCTATATTTTGGAGTTGATGTTAGCAAAGACAGTTTAGACGTTGCTATCGGCGCGGCAAGAGACATCGTTACATTTACCAATGATCAAAAGGGAGTCGATGCGTTGGTAAAAAAATTGAGCCAGATCAATCCGGCGCTTACCGTTTTTGAATCTACTGGCGGCTACGAGCTTTTGGCAACCAGTTGTCTTGCTGAAGCCGGCTTGGCTGTAGTTATCGTTAATCCGAGACAAGTTTGTGATTTTGCAAAATCTGCTGGCATTTTGGCAAAGACAGATGCCATCGACGCGCGTGTGATCGCGCGTTTTGCAGAGGCTGTAAAGCCAGATGTTCGACAGCTCAAAGATCGCCAGACATCCGAATTGACGGCCCTTGTTACCCGTCGCCGTCAGATTATTGAGATGATTGTTGCGGAAACAAATCGACTCAGACTCGCCAACAAACGCAATAAAAAGGATATCGAGGATCATATCCGCTGGCTAAAAAAACGCCTTGATAAGATTGAAACCGATATTGGTAAAATGATCCAAAGCAGCCCGATTTGGCGCTGCAAGGACGATATCTTGCAAAGCGTACCGGGCATAGGGCCCATCACATCGGCCAGCTTGATCTGCGATTTGCCGGAGTTGGGTGTTTTGAGTCCGAAAATGATTGCAATGTTGGCTGGTCTTGCGCCGTTAAATTGCGATAGTGGAAAATACAAGGGACGCCGCAGAATATGGGGGGGCCGTGCTGCAGTCTGCTCTGGTTTATACATGGCAACGGATGTAATATGCAATCAGAC